From Pseudomonas sp. CCI4.2, one genomic window encodes:
- a CDS encoding DUF2782 domain-containing protein produces MRTTNRLLLASLLLLCPLAAMAQDEAPSAEPDITIHTEGDKVIQEYRQNGFLYAIKITPAHGKPYFLVRADGTDANFIRSDQPDMLIPSWVIFSW; encoded by the coding sequence ATGCGAACAACAAATCGCCTGTTGCTGGCCAGCCTGTTGCTACTCTGTCCGCTCGCGGCTATGGCGCAAGACGAAGCGCCGTCGGCGGAGCCGGACATCACCATTCACACTGAAGGCGACAAAGTCATTCAGGAGTACCGACAAAATGGCTTCCTTTATGCAATCAAGATCACACCGGCACACGGTAAACCGTATTTCTTAGTCCGCGCCGATGGCACAGACGCCAATTTCATTCGTTCGGATCAACCGGACATGCTGATTCCCTCATGGGTAATTTTCAGCTGGTAA
- a CDS encoding homoserine kinase, with protein sequence MSVFTPLARPELETFLAPYGLGRLRDFQGIAAGSENSNFFISLEQGEFVLTLVERGPIQDLPFFIELLDVLHDANLPVPYALRTTDGSALRELAGKPALLQPRLPGKHIKEPNTQHCVQIGELLGHLHVATRERVLERKTDRGLDWMLAEGANFLSHLDETQRGLLQSALEEIERFKPRILALPRANLHADLFRDNVLFEGTHLTGLIDFYNACSGPMLYDLAIALNDWCSLDNGQIDGLRARAMLGAYAGLRPFTAGEAQLWPTMLRVACVRFWLSRLIAAESFAGQDVLIHDPMEFQRRLAQRQHVQTALPFAL encoded by the coding sequence ATGTCCGTGTTTACCCCCCTGGCTCGGCCCGAGCTGGAAACCTTTCTTGCCCCTTACGGGCTCGGCCGTTTGCGTGATTTTCAGGGCATTGCCGCTGGCAGCGAAAACAGCAATTTCTTCATCAGCCTGGAACAGGGCGAATTCGTTTTGACCTTGGTCGAACGTGGCCCGATTCAGGATTTGCCGTTTTTCATCGAGCTGCTCGATGTGCTGCACGACGCCAACCTGCCAGTGCCTTACGCACTGCGCACTACCGACGGCAGCGCCTTGCGCGAGTTGGCGGGCAAACCGGCGCTGCTGCAACCTCGGCTGCCGGGCAAGCACATCAAAGAGCCGAACACCCAGCATTGCGTGCAGATTGGCGAATTGCTCGGGCATCTGCACGTAGCCACCCGTGAACGTGTGCTGGAACGCAAAACGGACCGTGGGCTGGATTGGATGCTGGCCGAGGGCGCGAACTTTTTGTCGCACCTGGACGAAACCCAACGTGGGCTTTTGCAATCGGCGCTGGAAGAGATCGAGCGTTTCAAGCCACGGATCTTGGCATTGCCACGCGCCAACCTGCACGCCGACCTGTTTCGCGACAACGTGCTGTTCGAAGGCACACACCTGACCGGGCTGATTGATTTCTACAACGCCTGCTCAGGTCCGATGCTTTATGACTTGGCAATTGCGCTGAACGATTGGTGCTCACTCGACAACGGCCAAATCGACGGCCTCCGCGCCCGCGCCATGCTCGGCGCCTACGCCGGGTTACGTCCATTTACCGCCGGCGAAGCCCAATTGTGGCCGACGATGCTGCGCGTGGCTTGTGTCCGTTTCTGGCTGTCCCGCTTGATCGCCGCCGAATCGTTTGCCGGGCAAGATGTATTGATCCACGACCCGATGGAGTTCCAGCGACGGCTGGCGCAACGTCAGCACGTACAGACCGCGCTGCCGTTTGCGCTATAA
- a CDS encoding zinc ABC transporter substrate-binding protein produces the protein MSRLFAIVVALSACVLTISSAHSDVRVLTSIKPLQLIAAAVQDGMGTPEVLLPPGASPHNYALRPSDVRRVSDVDLLYWIGPDMESFLPRVLKNRKLPTVSVQTLPGLHLRHFAADSQSHEAADPAEHDHDHQPGSLDAHLWLSSVNARVIAARMASDLSVADPGHSERYQSNLKAFDARLDAMDTQLKARMAGVANKPFFVFHEGFDYFEDAYAIKHTGVLSVAEEVQPGAQHVAAMRARLTQVGKACVFSEPPLRPRLAETLSAGLPVKLAELDGLGGYTPATAQGYEQMMEKLGNDLAGCLESL, from the coding sequence GTGTCCCGTCTTTTTGCCATCGTTGTTGCTCTATCTGCCTGCGTATTGACGATTTCTTCTGCTCACTCGGACGTTCGGGTACTGACCAGTATCAAGCCGTTGCAGCTGATCGCTGCGGCTGTTCAGGACGGCATGGGCACCCCTGAAGTGCTGCTGCCGCCTGGCGCATCACCCCACAACTACGCACTGCGCCCGTCCGACGTACGGCGGGTGAGCGATGTCGACCTGCTGTATTGGATCGGTCCGGACATGGAAAGCTTCCTGCCCCGCGTGCTGAAAAATCGCAAGCTCCCCACCGTTAGCGTTCAGACGTTGCCTGGCCTGCACCTGCGCCATTTCGCGGCGGACAGCCAATCCCATGAAGCCGCTGACCCGGCGGAACACGATCATGATCATCAACCGGGCAGTCTTGATGCTCATTTGTGGTTGTCTTCGGTGAATGCGCGAGTCATTGCGGCGCGGATGGCGAGTGATTTGTCCGTGGCAGACCCGGGTCATTCGGAGCGTTATCAAAGCAATTTGAAGGCGTTTGATGCGCGTCTTGATGCCATGGACACGCAATTGAAAGCGCGAATGGCCGGTGTTGCGAATAAACCGTTCTTTGTTTTCCATGAGGGGTTCGATTACTTCGAAGACGCTTACGCAATCAAGCACACGGGTGTTCTCAGCGTGGCCGAAGAAGTACAACCAGGGGCTCAGCACGTCGCGGCCATGCGCGCGAGGCTGACGCAAGTGGGCAAAGCCTGTGTGTTCAGCGAACCCCCTTTGCGCCCGCGTCTGGCAGAAACCCTGTCGGCAGGGTTACCCGTCAAACTGGCTGAGCTAGACGGCCTCGGCGGCTACACCCCCGCCACCGCGCAGGGCTATGAGCAGATGATGGAAAAGCTCGGCAACGATTTGGCGGGGTGTCTGGAATCATTGTGA
- a CDS encoding Fur family transcriptional regulator, whose translation MPKTPLASRPHDHSHCVHTALSEADTLCARKGLRLTALRRRVLELVWQSHKPLGAYDILAVLSEEDGRRAAPPTVYRALDFLLENGLVHRIASLNSFTGCNHPTHAHQGQFLICRECHAAIELQHPLITQAVISAATEVGFTVEGQTIEILGICAGCKAA comes from the coding sequence ATGCCCAAAACACCGCTCGCCAGTCGCCCCCACGATCACTCCCATTGCGTGCACACCGCGCTTTCCGAGGCTGACACGCTGTGCGCGCGCAAAGGTTTACGCCTGACCGCCTTGCGTCGTCGCGTGTTGGAGCTGGTCTGGCAGAGCCATAAACCGCTGGGCGCCTATGACATCCTCGCGGTGCTGAGCGAAGAGGATGGCCGCCGCGCCGCGCCGCCCACCGTGTACCGCGCTCTGGATTTCCTGCTGGAAAACGGCCTTGTGCACCGTATCGCCTCGCTCAATTCGTTCACTGGCTGTAACCACCCTACGCATGCGCATCAGGGCCAGTTCCTGATTTGCCGCGAATGCCATGCGGCAATCGAGCTGCAACACCCACTTATCACTCAAGCCGTAATCAGCGCCGCGACAGAAGTGGGTTTCACCGTGGAAGGGCAAACCATCGAAATTCTGGGTATCTGTGCTGGCTGCAAGGCCGCCTGA